From the genome of Methylocystis bryophila, one region includes:
- a CDS encoding sensor histidine kinase, producing MANGENYAWLQLLVDTSFASRFLIGSDAKILFANAAAESLFGYSADELVGKPIDIIFSSASDQTLALPQLDSPVRLISGDDQEIRGKTKDSSELSLRVGVSPIRTLTGTFLAVTVFDITKYKQIEKELRERASLLEAANQKISRFAYLASHDLQEPLRKIAAFASLLKTALAEGDGPTAAHASEVVSHSAARARDLVTGMLDYCLSSSSAPNLEIIDVREEINQVLDDLSEPILESGAKIQNLVAKNVKVKADRLQFMRLLSNLITNSLKFHKDGESPDVTVSASDDAGYGVELFVQDKGIGFEPAQAEDIFEPFARLRSYSNIPGNGIGLAAVRAICRQHGWTVKAESQPGQGATFKVEAPIEPRKPPETLTPIAPLVPAAREPARPR from the coding sequence ATGGCGAATGGCGAAAACTACGCCTGGCTGCAGTTGCTCGTGGATACGTCTTTCGCCAGCCGCTTCCTCATCGGCAGCGACGCCAAGATCCTTTTCGCCAACGCCGCCGCCGAATCCCTCTTCGGCTATTCGGCCGACGAGCTCGTGGGCAAGCCCATCGACATCATTTTCTCTTCGGCCTCGGATCAAACGCTCGCTTTGCCGCAGCTCGACAGCCCTGTCCGGCTCATCAGCGGGGACGACCAGGAAATCAGGGGCAAGACCAAAGACTCGAGCGAACTGAGCCTGCGCGTGGGGGTCAGCCCCATTCGCACGCTGACGGGCACATTCCTGGCGGTGACTGTGTTCGACATCACGAAATATAAGCAGATCGAGAAGGAGCTGCGGGAGCGCGCGAGCCTGCTGGAAGCCGCCAATCAGAAGATTTCGCGTTTCGCCTATCTGGCCTCGCATGACCTTCAAGAGCCGCTGCGCAAGATCGCCGCCTTCGCCTCCCTTCTCAAAACGGCGTTGGCCGAGGGCGATGGACCAACGGCCGCGCACGCCAGCGAAGTGGTGAGCCATTCGGCGGCGCGCGCACGCGATCTCGTGACGGGCATGCTGGACTATTGCCTGTCGTCTTCCAGCGCGCCGAATCTCGAGATCATCGACGTGCGGGAGGAGATCAATCAGGTCTTGGATGACCTTTCCGAGCCGATACTCGAGAGCGGAGCGAAGATTCAAAATCTTGTCGCCAAAAACGTCAAGGTGAAGGCCGATCGGTTGCAATTCATGCGCTTATTGAGCAATCTCATCACCAATTCTCTAAAATTCCACAAGGACGGCGAAAGCCCTGACGTCACTGTATCGGCTTCCGATGACGCAGGTTACGGCGTTGAGCTTTTTGTGCAGGACAAGGGGATCGGTTTCGAGCCCGCGCAAGCGGAGGATATTTTCGAGCCCTTTGCGAGACTACGGTCTTATTCGAACATTCCGGGCAACGGCATTGGCCTCGCGGCTGTCAGAGCGATTTGCAGACAGCACGGATGGACCGTCAAGGCCGAGTCGCAGCCGGGGCAAGGAGCGACGTTCAAGGTGGAAGCGCCGATCGAGCCGAGGAAGCCCCCTGAAACGCTGACGCCCATCGCCCCGCTCGTCCCCGCCGCAAGAGAGCCGGCACGGCCCAGGTGA